AGCCCGAGTTCGTGAACCGGCTCGACGACATCGTGGTGTTCACGGCGCTCACCCACGACGACCTCGCGCAGATCGTGTCGCTGTACGTCGACCGGCTAGCGCGGCGTGTCTCCGAGCGCGGGCTGTCGCTGGCGGTGACCCCGGATGCTCGCAGCTGGCTCGCCGAGGCGGGCTACGATCCCGCGTACGGCGCCCGGCCGCTGAGGCGGCTGATGCAGCGCGAGATCGACGACCGGCTCTCGATGGCGCTGCTCTCCGGCGCGATCACCGACGGGGACACGGTCTACGTGGGCCTCGCCCCCGACGGCACCGCCCTCACGGTCGGCCCCGTCGTCCGCGTCCCCTCCCCCTGACCCCGCGTCCCCGCCCCTCCCACCCCCCTCGTTCCTCCCCTCTCCCCTCGTCTCGCGTCGTCCCACCGTCCGACGTTTCCATCGAGTGGGCAGTTTGGGCCCCAAAACGTTCGTCTTAGGGCCCAAACTGCCCACTCGATTGATGCGGAGGGGGGGACTGCAGGTCAGGGGAGGGGGAGGGCGGCTACGACGACCTTGCCGCGGGTGTGGCCTGAGGCTACGAGGGCGTGGGCTCGGCGGAGGGTCGCGGCATCCAGTGGCGACAGGATGTCGGAAGCCGTCGATCGCAGGCGACCCTCGTCGACCAGGTCGGCGATTCGGTCGAGCAGTTCGTGCTGCGCGAGCGGGTTCGTGAGACTGTCGTCGTCGAGGTGCTGGCTCACGGTGAACATCGACTCCCAGTGCCAGGCGATGCTCTTCGATTTGAGTGGGAACAGATCCTGGTGCTCGTCGTCGATCACGACGATGTGCCCGAACGGTTTGACGATGTCGGCGTAGAGCTCGATCTGGCCGGCCGACTTCGACGTGAAGAGGTAGTCGACCCCGTGCGGGGCCAAGGTGAGCACCTGCGCACGGAGGTCGCCGTGGTGGTCGACCCAGCCCTCGGCTCCGAGTTCGCGTACGTGCCGCTCGGCATCCGTGCCGTGGGCCGTGGCGATGACCGTGAGCCCGGGCAGCAGCGCTTCCGCGAGCTGCAGGATGACCAGGCCCACGCCGCCCGTCGCGCCGACCACGAGCAGGCAGCCGTCGCTGCCGTCGATGCCGGATCCGGTGCGCGGGGTGAGGGCGCCCGGGTCTGTGCCGCCCGCCCCGCCGCCCGCGCCGCCGCCCGGCGCGCCACCCGCGTGCGCGGGTACCAGCGCGAAGCGGTCGAACAACGACTCCCAGGCCGTGATGCTGGTCAGCGGCAGGGCCGCGGCCTCGGCGAAGCGCAGGGTGGCGGGCTTCCGACCGACGAGCCGTTCATCCACCGCCTGGAACGCCGCGTTCGAGCCGGCCCGGTCGACCGCCCCCGCGTAGAACACCTCGTCGCCGACGCCGAACAGCGTGACCTCGGAACCGACCGCGCGCACCACCCCGGCAGCGTCGAACCCGAGCACGCGCGGCTCACCCGACGCCGGTAGCGAGGCGCGCACTTTCACGTCGACGGGGTTCACCGACACCGCCCGCACCTCGACGAGCAGGTCGCGGAGGCCGGGCGTCGGCACCGGGAGCTCCACGTGCTGCAGGCTCCCGGGGTCGTC
Above is a genomic segment from Subtercola boreus containing:
- a CDS encoding zinc-binding alcohol dehydrogenase family protein, producing MSESDAVTPALPTTMSAVAAFGGLPVDDPGSLQHVELPVPTPGLRDLLVEVRAVSVNPVDVKVRASLPASGEPRVLGFDAAGVVRAVGSEVTLFGVGDEVFYAGAVDRAGSNAAFQAVDERLVGRKPATLRFAEAAALPLTSITAWESLFDRFALVPAHAGGAPGGGAGGGAGGTDPGALTPRTGSGIDGSDGCLLVVGATGGVGLVILQLAEALLPGLTVIATAHGTDAERHVRELGAEGWVDHHGDLRAQVLTLAPHGVDYLFTSKSAGQIELYADIVKPFGHIVVIDDEHQDLFPLKSKSIAWHWESMFTVSQHLDDDSLTNPLAQHELLDRIADLVDEGRLRSTASDILSPLDAATLRRAHALVASGHTRGKVVVAALPLP